In Victivallis lenta, the following proteins share a genomic window:
- a CDS encoding type II secretion system protein GspD produces MEISNRKLFSRGMVAIGFAVAVSGIPGDAFAADQPETAAVVATAQKEDNELSEREKALRRQKFAEQDARIEAARKMDFENGKKEFQAVIAELADPAHNYGTLGKERHRLFLRELESRKLEQGQELLKKAKVAAAEERYPNAIQLASEANEVSKPEKAADGSQADSPLVIEVEEFIDYCRTRQQAADIRTETDVNTTYPQYENNMAKIKRLLQEARVFYKAGRYEDAIGKVEEVYLIDPFQRDAIQLLNDIYKQVYTAGLKRRKADVEGILASSMWQWVEPVFPVSIQSNVPTADRKNPAGHGTLAKMERIVFPRIEFDDMNVKSVLSYLNDRSKLYDPDKEGVSITAGFDTATAERLGRVTMSLSRIPMSEVIRYVCQDTGLKYRVDPSGVIVGPNVDEMQIQYFQVRGDLISSITGDDSAESAAGVAAYGGGMPPMPEQQPAGLGGGGARGGEGGEASKTFLDRSSTRKTSVTAMALMRYFEDRGVPFGEGSSISYDKRASKLIVRNTIENLRRLDELLRQLDGIQTPLVMVEIKAIEIAETDMQELGFDWTMDVVSRNMEYNSLTGNLELASGANKGWAFGQGSSRLPNTRGGTSEDSLWNVNTKVVNNLNIFPAIFGKQSIFGSDVPFNLYLTVNALSQNMRTETLAAPKVMTTSGNKASVQMGKSYWFPTEWETYEIDDDDNGVTIKIPTPTFEEYDDIGINFDVTPVVNPDNYTITLDVNPVIKNFLGKDEYPLYVVGQITRYVPVQNPQGVITGRELEIYNYEMMFNVWMPIISSRQLRVNVTVYDGETIVLGGMIDSSTNKRTDKWPILGDLPFIGRFFSTQAEDAVRNNLLLFVTTRLVNNDGIPIRRNQRNGAPDFQR; encoded by the coding sequence ATGGAAATCTCAAACCGAAAGCTGTTTTCGCGGGGAATGGTCGCGATTGGTTTCGCGGTTGCGGTTTCCGGAATTCCCGGCGACGCATTCGCCGCGGATCAGCCGGAGACAGCGGCGGTGGTCGCCACGGCCCAAAAGGAGGACAACGAACTGAGCGAGCGGGAAAAAGCACTGCGTCGCCAGAAATTCGCGGAACAGGATGCCCGGATCGAAGCCGCCCGGAAAATGGATTTTGAAAACGGCAAGAAGGAATTTCAGGCCGTGATCGCCGAACTGGCAGATCCTGCTCACAATTACGGAACGCTCGGGAAAGAGCGGCACCGGCTTTTCCTGCGGGAACTCGAAAGCCGCAAGCTCGAGCAGGGCCAGGAGCTGCTCAAAAAGGCGAAGGTTGCCGCGGCGGAAGAGCGTTATCCGAATGCGATTCAGCTGGCGTCGGAGGCGAATGAGGTTTCCAAGCCGGAGAAGGCGGCGGATGGTTCGCAGGCCGATTCCCCGCTGGTGATTGAAGTCGAGGAGTTCATCGACTACTGCCGGACCAGGCAGCAGGCTGCGGATATCCGTACCGAGACCGATGTCAACACGACGTATCCGCAGTATGAAAACAATATGGCCAAGATCAAGCGGCTGCTCCAGGAAGCCCGCGTCTTCTACAAGGCGGGGCGTTACGAGGATGCGATCGGCAAGGTCGAAGAGGTGTATCTGATCGACCCGTTCCAGCGGGATGCGATTCAGCTGCTGAACGACATTTACAAGCAGGTTTACACGGCCGGGCTGAAGCGCCGCAAGGCCGATGTCGAAGGCATTCTCGCATCGAGCATGTGGCAGTGGGTGGAGCCGGTGTTCCCGGTCAGCATTCAGTCCAATGTTCCGACCGCCGACCGGAAAAATCCGGCCGGACACGGAACGCTCGCCAAGATGGAACGCATCGTGTTCCCGCGTATCGAGTTCGATGATATGAACGTCAAATCGGTCCTGAGCTATCTGAACGACCGCAGCAAGCTTTACGATCCGGATAAGGAGGGCGTCAGCATCACGGCGGGATTTGATACCGCCACTGCGGAAAGGCTCGGCCGGGTGACGATGAGCCTCTCCCGGATTCCGATGAGCGAGGTGATTCGTTACGTCTGTCAGGACACCGGCCTGAAATACCGCGTGGATCCGAGCGGCGTGATCGTCGGGCCGAACGTCGACGAAATGCAGATTCAGTATTTCCAGGTCCGCGGCGATCTCATTTCGAGCATCACCGGCGACGACAGCGCGGAGTCCGCGGCCGGCGTCGCGGCGTACGGCGGCGGCATGCCCCCGATGCCGGAACAGCAGCCGGCCGGTCTGGGCGGCGGCGGCGCCCGCGGCGGTGAAGGCGGTGAGGCGAGCAAGACTTTTCTGGACCGGAGTTCCACGCGCAAAACCTCGGTGACCGCGATGGCGCTGATGCGTTACTTCGAAGACCGCGGCGTGCCGTTCGGCGAAGGCAGCTCGATTTCGTACGACAAGCGCGCGAGCAAGCTGATCGTACGCAACACCATTGAAAATCTCCGCCGGCTTGATGAGCTGCTCCGCCAGCTCGACGGCATCCAGACTCCGCTTGTCATGGTGGAAATCAAGGCGATCGAAATTGCCGAGACCGACATGCAGGAGCTCGGATTCGACTGGACCATGGACGTCGTTTCGAGAAACATGGAATACAACAGCCTGACCGGCAATCTCGAACTGGCCAGCGGCGCCAACAAAGGGTGGGCGTTCGGTCAGGGCAGCAGCCGTCTGCCGAACACGCGCGGCGGCACCAGCGAGGATTCACTCTGGAACGTGAATACGAAGGTGGTCAACAATCTGAATATTTTCCCGGCCATTTTCGGCAAGCAGAGCATCTTCGGTTCCGACGTCCCGTTCAACCTTTACCTGACGGTCAATGCGTTGAGCCAGAACATGCGCACGGAGACGCTGGCCGCCCCGAAGGTCATGACCACGAGCGGCAACAAGGCTTCCGTGCAGATGGGGAAGAGCTACTGGTTCCCGACGGAATGGGAAACCTATGAGATCGATGACGACGACAACGGCGTGACGATCAAGATTCCGACTCCGACGTTTGAAGAGTATGACGATATCGGCATCAACTTCGACGTGACTCCGGTGGTGAACCCGGACAACTACACCATCACGCTCGACGTGAACCCGGTGATCAAGAACTTCCTCGGCAAGGACGAGTATCCGCTGTATGTGGTCGGTCAGATCACCCGCTATGTGCCGGTGCAGAATCCGCAGGGCGTGATCACCGGCCGTGAGCTTGAGATCTACAACTACGAGATGATGTTCAACGTCTGGATGCCGATCATTTCGTCCCGTCAGCTGCGGGTCAATGTCACGGTGTACGACGGTGAAACCATTGTGCTCGGCGGCATGATCGACAGCTCGACCAACAAGCGTACGGATAAATGGCCGATCCTCGGGGATCTGCCGTTCATCGGCCGTTTCTTCTCCACCCAGGCAGAAGATGCTGTCCGCAACAACCTGTTGTTGTTCGTCACCACCCGGCTGGTGAACAACGACGGTATTCCGATCCGTCGGAATCAGCGGAATGGCGCGCCGGACTTCCAACGGTAA
- a CDS encoding Amuc_1099 family pilus-like system protein, protein MDFIKKHYEKLILLLLLVIFIASMFHVLNIIKQTGEIQEHHLQIPTREADYKIQDPNDPSFNVPEILKSTSLSWVNPGPRAKGNEDHYSDLSFVFRIVRCPFCKKLIPRSYMEKQSVCPFCKNAANNGEAFAEPPDEGVLDVMIPEDILRQYQLDPNDPDVRFYDIDGDGFSNIYEYVMKTDMGDPRNHPPLWHRLRVIEVGKVSLPVKFTGIDTTDGEDDPQLWVLKFNNGDINTIGGEIELDRKYFKIEKAERKVENVNGEKKDASILFLKEVGGNLEVQMKAGETVRSFVDKAQLEDSANPGKRITVTVGEQFSLGNRLTGSESYRVKSFDTKAGSVLLENPSAAEGDPNATKDKNGTVMLVSGFGQVSPRMKVRERQQNRMGEYGPDMPYGPGGPYAPGQRRYQAPGRR, encoded by the coding sequence TTGGATTTCATAAAAAAACATTACGAAAAGCTGATCCTGCTTTTGCTCCTGGTGATCTTCATCGCCTCAATGTTCCATGTGCTGAACATCATCAAGCAGACCGGCGAAATTCAGGAGCACCACCTGCAGATTCCGACGCGGGAGGCCGATTATAAGATTCAGGATCCGAACGATCCGTCGTTCAACGTCCCGGAGATCCTGAAAAGCACGAGTCTGAGCTGGGTGAATCCGGGTCCCCGCGCAAAGGGGAATGAGGACCATTATTCGGATCTGTCCTTTGTGTTCCGGATCGTGCGCTGCCCGTTCTGCAAGAAGCTGATTCCGCGCTCCTATATGGAGAAGCAGAGCGTCTGCCCGTTCTGCAAGAATGCGGCGAATAACGGCGAAGCGTTTGCGGAGCCGCCGGATGAGGGCGTGCTCGATGTGATGATTCCGGAGGATATTCTCCGGCAGTATCAGCTCGACCCGAACGATCCCGACGTGCGCTTTTACGATATCGACGGCGATGGTTTCTCAAACATTTACGAATATGTGATGAAGACGGATATGGGCGATCCGCGCAATCATCCGCCGCTCTGGCACCGGCTTCGCGTCATCGAAGTCGGCAAGGTTTCGCTGCCGGTGAAGTTCACGGGGATCGACACGACGGACGGCGAAGACGATCCGCAGCTGTGGGTGTTGAAGTTCAATAACGGCGACATCAACACGATCGGCGGTGAAATCGAGCTGGACAGAAAATATTTCAAGATTGAGAAGGCCGAACGGAAGGTCGAAAATGTAAACGGTGAAAAGAAAGATGCTTCCATCCTTTTCCTGAAAGAGGTCGGCGGCAATCTGGAAGTGCAGATGAAGGCCGGGGAAACGGTCAGGTCGTTTGTGGACAAGGCGCAGCTCGAAGACTCCGCCAATCCCGGCAAGCGCATCACGGTCACCGTCGGCGAACAGTTTTCGCTCGGCAATCGGCTGACCGGTTCCGAGAGCTACCGGGTCAAGTCATTCGACACCAAAGCCGGTTCGGTTCTTCTGGAGAACCCCTCCGCCGCGGAAGGCGACCCCAACGCGACGAAGGACAAGAACGGTACGGTCATGCTGGTCTCCGGCTTCGGTCAGGTTTCGCCGCGCATGAAGGTCAGAGAGAGACAGCAGAACCGGATGGGGGAATACGGCCCCGACATGCCTTACGGCCCCGGTGGTCCCTATGCGCCCGGACAGCGTCGGTATCAGGCTCCGGGCAGGCGGTAA
- the pilM gene encoding pilus assembly protein PilM, with the protein MPKENTVLTIDVGGDSLKMAEFVFPPGGAVMLRKFAFRKLEEQEGDNSAFAQAYNEMIAEHNFTARQVRLSLSGQSSFSRLSKLPSLLGNKSAIARVVEYEARQTVPYAMSEVVWDYQLIRHAWEDRRSEMQEDGSTIEISEDHEEYEALFVAVKTDQIVRYTDVIEDSGRKILSVEIAPVALFNAAKGTQLRDDECALILNIGGRGSNLMIADQNRVFIRPIPIGGDTITQQVAKEFGIGFSEAEDLKHRHGFVALGGAYEEPESEVAATISKIARNVMTRLHGEVSRSINVWRSQHGGHQPSRILLSGGGSTMLYITDFFNEKLRLPVEYLNTFGAITIDDSVDKEALQAIAPMFQEMIGMSLRSVTQCPIDISLIPASIRNQVELNRKKPYFYISAFSLIVCLLIFSFGVNKRLNFDKQRVDRVQVEVDKTNKKVSQVDGLVSRLNSAKGSYEEPMQFLKDRAKWTNMLTELEQRMPDMMWVTTLEGVGDEVPNSDGAAGSPDSPFGGSPFGGPAFGGSPFGPGGEGGMMSGPESNLPPSPADITEVKQIRLVGYTLIMGANLLEQEFQKRLKDSTFFSDADDGSVLVKYAPETDTLNLSSFEMLVKLKEPIKK; encoded by the coding sequence ATGCCAAAAGAGAACACGGTTTTAACGATTGACGTCGGCGGCGACAGCTTGAAGATGGCCGAATTCGTCTTTCCGCCCGGCGGAGCAGTCATGCTCCGGAAGTTCGCATTTCGCAAGCTTGAGGAGCAGGAGGGGGACAACTCCGCTTTTGCCCAGGCTTACAACGAAATGATCGCGGAACACAATTTTACGGCCAGGCAGGTCCGGCTTTCGTTGTCCGGGCAGTCGTCGTTCTCCCGCCTGAGCAAACTTCCGTCGCTTCTCGGCAACAAGAGTGCAATCGCCCGCGTGGTCGAATACGAGGCGCGCCAGACGGTGCCGTACGCGATGAGCGAAGTCGTGTGGGATTACCAGTTGATCCGCCATGCCTGGGAAGATCGCCGCAGCGAAATGCAGGAAGACGGCAGCACGATCGAGATTTCCGAAGATCACGAAGAGTACGAAGCGTTGTTCGTTGCCGTCAAAACGGATCAGATTGTCCGCTATACCGATGTGATCGAAGACTCCGGCAGGAAGATCCTGTCGGTCGAAATTGCGCCGGTCGCCCTGTTTAATGCGGCGAAGGGCACCCAGTTGCGCGACGACGAATGCGCGCTCATCCTCAACATCGGCGGCCGCGGGTCGAACCTGATGATCGCCGACCAGAACCGGGTGTTCATCCGGCCGATTCCGATCGGCGGGGATACGATCACCCAGCAGGTCGCCAAGGAGTTCGGCATCGGCTTCTCGGAAGCGGAGGATCTGAAGCACCGCCACGGCTTTGTGGCGCTCGGCGGCGCTTACGAGGAGCCGGAGTCGGAGGTGGCGGCGACGATTTCGAAAATCGCCCGTAACGTCATGACTCGTCTGCACGGCGAAGTGAGCCGTTCGATCAACGTCTGGCGCTCGCAGCACGGCGGCCACCAGCCGAGCCGCATCCTGCTGTCCGGCGGCGGTTCGACCATGCTGTACATTACGGACTTCTTCAATGAGAAGCTGCGTCTGCCGGTCGAATACCTGAACACGTTCGGCGCGATCACCATTGATGATTCGGTCGACAAGGAGGCGCTGCAGGCGATCGCCCCGATGTTCCAGGAGATGATCGGCATGAGTCTCCGCAGCGTGACGCAGTGCCCGATCGATATTTCGCTGATTCCGGCTTCGATCAGGAACCAGGTCGAGTTGAACCGCAAGAAGCCTTATTTCTATATTTCGGCATTTTCTCTGATCGTATGTCTGCTGATCTTCTCGTTCGGCGTCAACAAGCGTCTGAATTTCGACAAGCAGCGCGTCGACCGCGTGCAGGTCGAGGTGGATAAGACGAACAAGAAGGTTTCCCAGGTGGACGGGCTGGTCAGCCGGCTGAATTCAGCCAAGGGCTCTTACGAAGAGCCGATGCAGTTTCTGAAGGACCGCGCCAAGTGGACCAACATGCTGACCGAGCTCGAACAGCGCATGCCGGACATGATGTGGGTGACGACGCTGGAAGGCGTCGGCGACGAGGTCCCGAATTCCGACGGCGCGGCCGGTTCGCCGGATTCTCCGTTCGGCGGTTCGCCGTTCGGGGGGCCGGCCTTCGGCGGTTCGCCGTTCGGCCCGGGCGGAGAGGGTGGCATGATGAGCGGCCCGGAGTCGAATCTGCCGCCTTCGCCGGCCGACATCACCGAAGTCAAGCAGATCCGTCTCGTCGGTTACACGCTGATCATGGGGGCGAACCTCCTGGAGCAGGAATTTCAGAAACGGCTGAAGGATTCGACGTTTTTCTCGGATGCTGACGACGGTTCCGTTTTGGTCAAATACGCACCGGAGACCGATACGCTCAACTTGAGTTCTTTCGAGATGTTGGTCAAGCTCAAGGAACCGATCAAGAAATAG
- the secG gene encoding preprotein translocase subunit SecG: MIVFLYVLVAILSLLVIGIILIQPSKSGGMGAAFGGIGESVFGAQAGSHLTKATVIMTGVFFLLALILASLIGHGYRDDNSASAVTRQLESGMEAPVETPKTDAVPAAVDESSKAAAEAGADNKQ; this comes from the coding sequence ATGATCGTTTTTCTGTACGTACTTGTGGCGATTCTTTCGCTGCTGGTGATCGGGATCATCCTGATCCAGCCGTCGAAGTCCGGCGGGATGGGCGCGGCTTTCGGCGGAATCGGCGAATCGGTGTTCGGGGCGCAGGCCGGCAGCCATCTGACGAAGGCGACGGTGATCATGACCGGTGTTTTTTTCCTTCTGGCGCTGATCCTTGCCTCGCTGATCGGCCACGGCTACCGGGACGACAACTCCGCCTCCGCCGTGACCCGTCAGCTCGAAAGCGGCATGGAGGCTCCCGTCGAAACGCCGAAGACGGATGCGGTTCCGGCGGCGGTTGACGAATCTTCGAAAGCCGCGGCCGAAGCCGGGGCCGATAACAAACAATAA
- the tpiA gene encoding triose-phosphate isomerase, whose product MDRKVIIAGNWKMNKTAAEGKALVEALKGLVADVCPSKADIVVCPPFTTIAAVAEAIKGSNIKLGAQNIHWAASGAFTGEIAADMLKELGVEYVIIGHSERRQYFGETDETVNKRVKAALAAGFKPIVCIGEMLEERESGKTEKVLFTQLEGGLAGLTKEDMANVVIAYEPVWAIGTGKTATPELAEETHNFIRMTLNDMFGKEVGEGVRIQYGGSMKAENAKELVAQRNIDGGLIGGAALKADSFAALVHNAIAE is encoded by the coding sequence ATGGATCGCAAAGTCATTATCGCCGGAAACTGGAAGATGAACAAGACCGCCGCCGAGGGCAAGGCCTTGGTCGAAGCCCTGAAGGGACTGGTTGCCGACGTCTGCCCGTCGAAGGCCGATATCGTCGTCTGCCCGCCGTTCACGACCATCGCCGCGGTCGCCGAGGCGATCAAGGGCAGCAACATCAAGCTCGGTGCGCAGAATATCCACTGGGCCGCCAGCGGCGCGTTCACCGGAGAAATCGCCGCCGACATGCTGAAAGAGCTCGGTGTCGAATATGTGATCATCGGCCACAGCGAACGCCGGCAGTATTTCGGCGAGACGGATGAGACGGTCAACAAGCGCGTCAAGGCCGCGCTGGCCGCCGGCTTCAAGCCGATTGTCTGCATCGGCGAAATGCTCGAAGAGCGCGAGAGCGGCAAGACCGAGAAGGTCCTGTTCACCCAGCTCGAGGGCGGCCTGGCCGGGCTCACGAAGGAGGATATGGCCAACGTGGTGATCGCCTACGAGCCGGTCTGGGCCATCGGAACCGGCAAGACCGCGACGCCGGAGCTCGCCGAAGAGACTCACAACTTCATCCGGATGACTCTGAATGACATGTTCGGCAAGGAAGTCGGCGAAGGCGTCCGCATCCAGTACGGCGGCAGCATGAAGGCCGAAAACGCGAAGGAGCTCGTTGCTCAGCGCAACATCGACGGCGGCCTGATCGGCGGCGCGGCGTTGAAGGCGGACAGCTTTGCCGCGCTGGTTCACAATGCGATTGCCGAGTAA